One genomic window of Bacillus mycoides includes the following:
- a CDS encoding DNA-3-methyladenine glycosylase 2 produces MTEGCNEILSLVVPKEFSFQENLRYLSRSKNECMFHVENNKIYKVIPIQEVNPFVEICLNADDNIQIRFLGESYISEKRVRDAVADYVKEWFDLTTDLAPFYKLAKHDRLLQKPLEKYYGLRTLGIPDLFEALCWGILGQQINLTYAYTLKRRLVENFGNYVEWNDRKHWIFPSPEVIANLSIEDLAILKMTTRKCEYLIDIAQLITEGKLSKESLLQIQDVKQAEEQLTSIRGIGPWTAHYVLMRCLRFPSAFPIDDVGLHNAIKFITGAEKKPTKNEIKEFAANWTSWESYATFYLWRVLY; encoded by the coding sequence ATGACAGAAGGTTGTAATGAAATATTATCTTTAGTCGTTCCAAAAGAATTTAGTTTTCAAGAAAACTTACGCTATCTATCACGTTCTAAAAATGAATGTATGTTTCATGTTGAAAACAATAAAATCTATAAAGTCATTCCTATTCAAGAAGTAAATCCTTTCGTTGAAATTTGTTTGAATGCCGATGATAATATTCAAATACGTTTTTTAGGAGAATCATATATCTCTGAAAAACGAGTCCGCGATGCTGTAGCTGACTATGTAAAAGAGTGGTTTGATTTAACTACTGATTTAGCTCCCTTTTATAAATTAGCAAAACATGATCGGCTCCTTCAAAAACCCCTTGAAAAGTATTATGGGCTTCGCACTTTAGGTATTCCAGATTTATTTGAAGCACTGTGCTGGGGGATTCTCGGTCAACAAATCAACCTCACCTATGCCTATACTCTAAAAAGAAGATTAGTCGAAAACTTTGGCAATTATGTAGAATGGAACGATAGAAAACATTGGATATTCCCCTCACCTGAAGTAATAGCAAATCTAAGTATAGAAGATCTCGCAATATTAAAAATGACTACAAGAAAATGTGAATACTTAATTGACATCGCACAGCTCATTACAGAAGGTAAATTATCAAAAGAATCTCTATTACAAATACAAGATGTGAAGCAAGCTGAAGAACAATTAACTAGCATTCGCGGTATAGGGCCATGGACGGCTCACTATGTTTTAATGCGCTGCTTACGATTCCCTTCAGCCTTTCCAATTGATGATGTCGGCCTGCATAATGCTATCAAATTTATTACAGGTGCCGAAAAGAAACCGACTAAAAACGAAATAAAAGAATTTGCAGCAAATTGGACAAGTTGGGAGTCTTACGCGACTTTCTATTTGTGGCGAGTGCTATATTAA
- a CDS encoding FecCD family ABC transporter permease, whose translation MLKSSSQRFVMTIGIIVFLILGAIYISLTNGTFDITIIDVFKTLFRIDPVPDHDLVIFEFRLPRIVIAGLVGLGLGVAGAVIQGITRNGLADPGILGVNAGAGTAIVIFMFFFQGQLKSTDWISIMMMPMFGLVGGLGATIIIYLFSWKNGKLDPQRLLLTGIAIGSGFGAFSMYLSLKMKSTDFEMAAVWVSGSIYSANWKYIVAMLPWLIILIPLIQKKAYLLDLFQLEETSITSLGVSVEREKSILLLSSIGLVSACVAVSGSIGFIGLMAPHIAKRLVGIQHKHVIPTCGVIGMFLVIASDFIAKTVFTPVELPVGIVISIVGVPYFLYLLYKTKA comes from the coding sequence GTGCTTAAAAGTTCAAGTCAGCGTTTTGTAATGACTATAGGGATTATTGTATTTTTAATTTTAGGTGCTATTTATATTAGTTTAACGAATGGTACGTTTGATATTACGATTATAGATGTATTTAAAACACTTTTTAGAATAGACCCAGTACCAGACCATGATTTAGTTATTTTTGAGTTTCGTCTTCCGCGCATTGTAATTGCTGGATTAGTAGGATTAGGCCTTGGTGTTGCAGGGGCCGTTATTCAGGGGATTACGAGAAATGGCCTGGCGGATCCAGGTATTTTAGGAGTGAATGCCGGAGCAGGTACAGCCATCGTAATTTTCATGTTCTTCTTTCAAGGGCAATTAAAGAGCACAGACTGGATTTCTATTATGATGATGCCAATGTTTGGTTTAGTCGGCGGGCTAGGAGCCACTATAATAATTTATCTGTTTTCTTGGAAAAACGGTAAGTTAGACCCGCAGCGCCTTTTATTAACAGGGATTGCAATTGGATCAGGATTTGGAGCCTTTTCTATGTATTTATCACTCAAAATGAAGTCAACGGATTTCGAAATGGCTGCAGTTTGGGTGTCTGGAAGCATATATAGTGCAAACTGGAAGTATATTGTTGCTATGTTGCCATGGCTTATTATATTAATTCCTCTTATACAAAAGAAAGCTTATTTATTAGATTTATTTCAATTGGAAGAAACGAGTATTACAAGTCTAGGTGTTTCAGTAGAAAGAGAGAAATCTATTTTACTATTAAGTAGTATTGGGCTTGTGAGTGCATGCGTTGCTGTTTCAGGAAGTATTGGTTTTATTGGACTAATGGCACCGCATATAGCGAAAAGACTTGTCGGTATACAACATAAGCATGTAATTCCTACGTGCGGAGTAATTGGAATGTTTCTTGTAATTGCTTCAGACTTTATTGCAAAAACAGTATTCACACCTGTAGAGTTACCGGTTGGAATTGTTATTTCAATTGTCGGTGTACCGTATTTCTTATATTTACTTTATAAGACGAAAGCGTAA
- a CDS encoding bifunctional transcriptional activator/DNA repair enzyme AdaA, with the protein MQNEGFTLTSEYWQAIIHNDSSYDNRFFYAVKSTGIFCRPSCKSRIPNKNNVRIFLNAEQALHEHFRPCKRCKPNGITLPNKEWVEQIKDCIEKHFDEVLTLDILAEMCHGSPFHLQRTFKRMTGISPIEYIQQFRITKATEYLSHTNQSIMEISTAVGIENPEYFATLFKKKTGFTPTEYRKKYGTKEE; encoded by the coding sequence TTGCAAAATGAAGGATTTACATTGACGAGTGAGTATTGGCAAGCAATTATTCATAATGATTCTTCATACGATAACAGATTCTTTTATGCTGTAAAATCAACCGGGATTTTTTGCCGACCATCGTGCAAATCGAGAATACCGAATAAAAACAACGTACGAATTTTTCTAAATGCAGAGCAAGCACTGCATGAACACTTTCGTCCGTGCAAACGCTGTAAACCAAACGGGATAACTTTACCTAATAAAGAGTGGGTAGAACAAATTAAAGACTGTATCGAAAAGCATTTTGATGAAGTATTAACTCTCGACATACTTGCGGAAATGTGCCACGGTAGCCCATTTCATTTACAACGCACGTTCAAAAGAATGACAGGTATAAGTCCAATAGAATATATACAGCAATTCAGAATTACAAAAGCGACAGAATACCTATCACATACAAATCAATCCATTATGGAAATTAGCACTGCTGTTGGGATAGAAAACCCGGAGTATTTCGCGACTTTATTTAAAAAGAAGACAGGATTTACCCCTACTGAATATCGAAAAAAGTACGGAACAAAAGAGGAATGA
- a CDS encoding lactonase family protein: MSENQYHGYIGTYTKVDSKGIYKFILDTNIGEIKGIELAAHIGSPTYVTISHNNEYLYSVAKDNGLGGIASFSIHNKSGNLNSINMQVFEGASPCYVSVNRENSIVVAANYHKGTVESYLVKKDNGSLNVAKEIVEHKGSGLNKERQEKAHAHYMDFTPDEKYVVAVDLGIDKLITYKESDGDLIEVTRLSVKHGSGPRHLIFHPSVQYAYVMTELSSEIIVLQYDAQSGSFKEKQYISALPEEYSEESYGSAIYISSDGKFVYAANRGHNSIAVFRVNGHNGELTLIETVSTEGDWPRDFSLDPTERFLIAANEKSNTLTLFTRNELTGKLMLVQAGVNVPEPVCVKFLHVKK, encoded by the coding sequence ATGAGTGAAAATCAGTATCATGGTTATATAGGGACATATACAAAGGTGGATAGTAAGGGGATTTATAAATTTATACTTGATACGAACATTGGAGAAATTAAAGGGATTGAATTAGCAGCACATATAGGAAGTCCGACATATGTAACGATTAGTCATAACAACGAGTACCTTTATTCTGTTGCGAAAGATAATGGATTAGGTGGAATTGCTAGTTTTTCCATTCATAATAAATCCGGTAATCTAAATTCGATTAATATGCAAGTTTTCGAAGGGGCATCGCCGTGCTATGTAAGTGTGAATCGGGAGAATAGTATAGTAGTAGCAGCGAATTATCATAAAGGAACAGTAGAGTCCTATTTAGTGAAAAAGGATAATGGAAGTTTAAATGTTGCTAAGGAAATTGTAGAACATAAAGGGTCAGGACTAAATAAAGAAAGACAAGAAAAGGCACATGCTCATTATATGGATTTTACTCCTGATGAAAAATATGTAGTAGCAGTTGATTTAGGAATAGATAAGTTGATTACATATAAAGAAAGTGATGGAGACCTAATAGAAGTTACCCGTTTATCTGTAAAACATGGTAGTGGTCCAAGGCATCTTATATTTCATCCAAGTGTGCAGTATGCATATGTTATGACAGAATTAAGTTCAGAAATTATTGTACTGCAATATGATGCACAGAGTGGCAGTTTTAAAGAAAAACAATACATCTCGGCATTACCTGAAGAGTATAGTGAAGAGAGTTATGGAAGTGCAATTTATATTTCTTCTGATGGCAAATTCGTTTACGCAGCAAATAGAGGGCATAATAGTATCGCAGTTTTCCGAGTAAATGGGCATAATGGAGAGCTAACTCTTATTGAAACAGTATCGACAGAAGGGGATTGGCCACGGGACTTTTCTTTAGATCCGACCGAAAGATTTTTAATTGCTGCGAATGAAAAATCTAATACATTGACTTTATTTACTAGGAATGAATTGACAGGTAAGTTAATGCTTGTACAGGCGGGTGTAAATGTTCCAGAACCAGTATGTGTGAAGTTTTTACATGTGAAAAAATAG
- a CDS encoding alpha/beta fold hydrolase codes for MICRIKDAEIYYEIEGEGKPVIIIHGCAPDHRLMKRCMESVFQKYEDYQRIYIDLPGMGKSTAPDWINSSDRIVEVLITFIEEIISAEEFLLVGESYGGYLARGILSKMFERVNGLLLVCPVVVAQPGKRLLPDKQVIVRDEEFLKTLTSTEREEFCELAVVANEYTYKRFKEEIKPGLDVANNEFIERLQKNYSFTLDFHRKKYEKPVLLLAGRQDISVGYQDIVRIIEDYPRATLAVLDMAGHNLQIEQPDLFESLVWEWIRRTV; via the coding sequence ATGATATGCCGGATTAAGGACGCAGAAATATACTATGAAATTGAGGGAGAAGGTAAACCAGTCATTATCATACATGGTTGTGCTCCTGACCATAGGTTAATGAAGAGGTGTATGGAATCAGTATTTCAGAAATATGAAGATTATCAAAGAATTTATATTGATTTACCTGGCATGGGGAAATCGACTGCTCCAGATTGGATAAATAGTTCAGATCGTATAGTAGAAGTGCTTATCACATTTATTGAGGAAATCATTTCTGCTGAAGAATTTTTATTGGTAGGAGAATCATACGGGGGATATTTAGCTAGAGGGATACTTTCAAAGATGTTTGAGAGGGTTAATGGATTATTATTAGTATGTCCTGTTGTTGTAGCACAACCAGGAAAAAGACTTCTACCAGATAAACAGGTAATTGTAAGAGATGAGGAATTTTTAAAAACGCTCACTTCAACCGAAAGGGAAGAATTTTGCGAATTAGCAGTGGTAGCGAATGAATATACATATAAGCGATTCAAAGAAGAGATTAAGCCGGGTCTAGATGTTGCTAATAATGAATTTATTGAAAGATTACAAAAGAATTATTCTTTTACTTTAGACTTTCATCGTAAGAAATATGAGAAACCAGTTCTATTGTTAGCTGGGAGACAAGATATATCAGTAGGTTATCAAGATATTGTACGAATTATTGAAGATTACCCAAGAGCAACATTAGCGGTGTTAGATATGGCGGGACATAATTTGCAAATTGAACAGCCTGATCTATTTGAGAGTTTAGTTTGGGAATGGATTAGACGAACAGTTTAG
- a CDS encoding histidine phosphatase family protein yields the protein MNTYIYMVRHGESPKLEGDERTRGLTEKGNLDAHRVTKILKTEEINTFISSPYNRAMLTIEESANFYEKEILVYENLKECRFSSEDKIISDKEVYPLVKKMFSNLTFALTEGESYADCQRRVVRVLKEILMNFQGHKIVIGTHGLVMTLMMNYFDNQYGLEFLMSTSKPDVYKLEFKEQQLINVERLWREE from the coding sequence ATGAATACATATATCTATATGGTTAGGCATGGTGAATCACCAAAATTAGAAGGAGATGAAAGAACACGTGGATTAACTGAGAAGGGAAATTTGGATGCTCATAGAGTAACTAAGATATTAAAAACAGAGGAGATTAATACTTTCATTTCAAGTCCGTATAATCGGGCTATGTTAACGATAGAAGAGTCAGCTAATTTCTATGAAAAAGAAATATTAGTATATGAAAATCTTAAAGAGTGTAGGTTTTCAAGTGAGGATAAGATTATATCAGATAAAGAGGTATATCCACTCGTAAAGAAAATGTTCTCTAATCTTACTTTTGCACTAACTGAAGGAGAATCGTATGCGGATTGTCAGAGAAGAGTAGTGAGAGTATTAAAAGAAATATTAATGAATTTTCAAGGACATAAAATTGTAATTGGTACACATGGGCTTGTAATGACACTAATGATGAACTATTTTGATAATCAATATGGGCTTGAATTTTTAATGAGTACATCAAAACCGGACGTGTATAAGCTAGAATTTAAAGAACAGCAATTAATAAATGTAGAGAGATTATGGAGAGAAGAATGA
- a CDS encoding iron-hydroxamate ABC transporter substrate-binding protein — MNKKLFTLGMVTVLSVGLAACNSADKTSGEQKQQTKATETKKDETRKITYLGKEYTVPAKVDKIATASLESMEDAAVLGIKPVGAITVGGKLPKYLEKELEGAKSVGEKMQPNFETLLQLKPDVITSSTKFPAETAEKFTKVAPTFPVSHVSTDWEDNLKLMGELTGKKDKAEKIIKDYNADAEKAKAKLGDKLKDKKVLVIRLRANELFLYPEGVYFNPVIYKDLGLTAPEQLKAVKAQEKISFEKLAELNPDYIFLQYEASENKNPKVLEEIESNPIWQSMNAAKEKKVFVNVVDPMAQGGTAWSKTAFLKEAVKNLSK, encoded by the coding sequence ATGAACAAGAAATTATTTACATTAGGGATGGTTACAGTTTTAAGTGTAGGTTTAGCAGCATGTAATAGTGCAGACAAAACTTCTGGGGAACAAAAGCAACAAACAAAAGCTACTGAAACGAAAAAAGATGAAACGCGAAAAATTACATATTTAGGTAAAGAATATACAGTACCAGCAAAAGTAGATAAAATTGCGACAGCAAGTTTAGAGTCAATGGAAGATGCAGCAGTACTTGGAATTAAACCAGTCGGTGCAATTACTGTAGGTGGTAAATTACCAAAGTATCTTGAAAAAGAATTAGAGGGTGCAAAATCTGTGGGTGAAAAAATGCAACCTAATTTTGAAACATTACTTCAATTAAAACCGGATGTTATTACATCTAGTACGAAATTCCCAGCAGAAACAGCTGAAAAGTTTACGAAAGTAGCTCCGACGTTCCCGGTATCACACGTTTCAACAGATTGGGAAGATAACTTAAAGTTAATGGGAGAATTAACTGGTAAAAAAGATAAAGCAGAAAAAATTATTAAAGATTACAATGCGGACGCTGAAAAAGCAAAAGCAAAATTAGGAGATAAGTTAAAAGACAAAAAAGTACTTGTAATTAGACTAAGAGCAAACGAATTATTCCTATATCCAGAAGGAGTATACTTCAACCCTGTAATTTATAAAGATCTTGGACTGACTGCTCCAGAACAACTTAAAGCTGTAAAAGCACAAGAGAAAATTTCATTTGAAAAACTTGCTGAACTTAACCCAGATTATATTTTCTTACAATATGAGGCAAGTGAAAATAAAAATCCGAAAGTGCTAGAAGAAATTGAAAGCAATCCAATTTGGCAAAGTATGAATGCTGCGAAAGAAAAGAAAGTATTTGTAAACGTTGTAGATCCAATGGCGCAAGGTGGTACAGCTTGGAGTAAAACAGCATTCTTAAAAGAAGCAGTGAAAAATTTATCTAAATAA
- a CDS encoding FecCD family ABC transporter permease produces the protein MQKTNAVPVTILCIAPILILFTVILSILYGAKSIDAETVWNALFHFDSSNVNHNIIITSRLPRVVAALLVGAFLAISGALMQGMTRNYLASPSIMGVTDGAAFVITLCMIFLPGMSSIGMVLCSMIGSALGAGIVFGFGSLLQNGLSPVRLAIIGTVIGTFLSSLSAAMASYFQISQNVSFWFNAKLDQVDPNIIKITIPFGIIGIVLALLISKSITILSLGEEVSINLGQRTKLVKAMAILSVIFLTGTAVALVGKVGFVGLIIPHITRFIIGVDYKWILPCAGVIGGVFLALCDVLSRFVNYPFETPIGVVTSLIGIPFFLYLIRTRGGERRA, from the coding sequence ATGCAGAAAACAAATGCAGTACCAGTAACCATATTATGTATAGCACCCATACTAATCTTATTTACAGTTATACTTTCTATTTTGTATGGGGCGAAAAGTATTGATGCTGAAACAGTATGGAACGCATTATTTCATTTTGATTCAAGTAATGTGAATCATAATATTATTATTACTTCACGTTTACCAAGGGTAGTTGCAGCTCTTTTAGTCGGAGCATTTCTAGCCATATCAGGAGCACTTATGCAGGGGATGACAAGAAACTATCTTGCATCCCCTTCTATTATGGGTGTGACGGATGGTGCAGCTTTTGTTATTACACTTTGTATGATTTTTCTTCCGGGAATGTCATCAATTGGTATGGTTTTATGTTCAATGATTGGTTCTGCACTAGGAGCCGGTATCGTGTTTGGTTTTGGTTCGCTCCTTCAAAATGGCTTATCACCAGTTAGGTTAGCGATTATAGGAACAGTTATTGGAACATTTTTAAGCAGTTTATCGGCTGCGATGGCTTCATATTTCCAAATTTCCCAAAATGTTAGTTTTTGGTTTAATGCAAAGTTAGACCAAGTGGACCCTAATATAATTAAAATCACGATACCTTTTGGGATAATTGGGATAGTTTTAGCGCTGTTAATATCAAAATCTATTACCATTCTTTCTTTAGGAGAAGAGGTTTCTATTAATCTAGGGCAGCGTACAAAATTAGTTAAAGCGATGGCCATTTTATCAGTAATTTTTTTAACAGGAACGGCAGTCGCTTTAGTGGGGAAAGTAGGTTTTGTAGGCTTAATTATTCCACACATTACTCGTTTTATAATTGGGGTAGATTATAAGTGGATTTTGCCATGCGCAGGCGTTATTGGTGGAGTTTTCTTAGCATTATGTGATGTTTTAAGTAGGTTTGTAAATTATCCATTTGAAACGCCAATTGGAGTTGTTACATCTTTAATTGGAATTCCTTTCTTCCTTTATTTAATCCGTACAAGAGGAGGAGAGAGACGTGCTTAA
- a CDS encoding ABC transporter ATP-binding protein: MSILSAKSLETSYEKLTVFRDLNVEIQEGKVTTIIGPNGCGKSTLLKTMGRILKQKSGKVYLQGQDLNTIPTKEIAKQLALLPQNPIAPGELKVEELISYGRYPHRNNVNKLTAKDKEMIDWALDVTKTSAFRTRQIANLSGGQRQKVWLAMALAQQTEVLLLDEPTTYLDMSHQLDVLQIVEKLNKEHNCTVVMVLHDINHAARFSDEIIAMKEGEIVTTGSPEEIITNEVLKEVFHIDARVMIDPYNGSPVCFGYDSVVSQEEKVEIYVTS; the protein is encoded by the coding sequence GTGAGTATTTTAAGTGCAAAAAGTTTAGAAACAAGTTATGAAAAGCTTACCGTATTCCGCGATTTAAATGTGGAAATACAAGAAGGAAAAGTAACGACAATTATAGGTCCAAATGGTTGTGGGAAATCGACATTATTAAAAACAATGGGAAGAATTTTAAAGCAAAAAAGCGGAAAAGTGTATTTACAAGGACAAGATTTAAATACAATTCCAACGAAAGAAATTGCAAAGCAATTAGCGTTACTTCCGCAAAATCCAATCGCTCCAGGAGAGCTTAAAGTTGAAGAATTAATTTCTTATGGGCGTTATCCACATCGCAATAACGTGAATAAGTTAACGGCAAAAGATAAAGAAATGATTGATTGGGCATTAGACGTAACTAAAACGTCAGCATTTCGTACGAGACAAATTGCAAATTTATCAGGTGGACAAAGACAAAAGGTTTGGCTAGCAATGGCGTTAGCACAACAGACAGAAGTCTTATTACTAGATGAACCAACTACATACCTTGATATGTCTCATCAATTAGATGTACTGCAAATCGTGGAGAAATTAAATAAAGAACATAATTGTACGGTCGTAATGGTATTACATGATATTAACCATGCAGCTAGATTTTCAGATGAGATTATTGCAATGAAGGAAGGGGAAATTGTTACAACTGGTAGCCCAGAAGAAATCATTACAAATGAAGTATTAAAAGAAGTATTTCATATTGATGCGCGTGTCATGATTGATCCGTATAATGGGTCTCCTGTTTGTTTCGGATACGATAGCGTTGTATCTCAAGAAGAAAAAGTAGAAATATATGTAACGAGTTAA
- a CDS encoding methylated-DNA--[protein]-cysteine S-methyltransferase, which yields MKPYENKTIYWTLLIHKHWRMHIAATSNGLCFIGSQNKTIEELNTWAKKKLPQHTFIQNPDYLQTYTKELVEYLENKLETFTIPIDVYGTAFQLSVWSTVREIPYGKTYSYSEIAERIQNPKAVRAVGAAIGANPLLITIPCHRVIGKDGKLTGFRGGLEMKNELLKLEALREE from the coding sequence ATGAAACCATATGAAAATAAAACTATATATTGGACATTGCTTATTCATAAACATTGGCGTATGCATATTGCCGCCACTTCAAATGGATTATGCTTCATCGGATCACAAAATAAAACTATTGAGGAACTAAATACGTGGGCTAAAAAGAAACTTCCACAGCATACATTCATCCAAAATCCAGATTATTTGCAAACATATACAAAAGAACTTGTCGAGTATTTGGAAAACAAACTAGAAACCTTTACAATTCCTATCGATGTTTACGGAACTGCATTTCAATTATCTGTTTGGAGTACGGTACGTGAAATTCCTTATGGAAAGACATATTCTTATTCAGAGATTGCAGAAAGAATTCAAAATCCTAAAGCTGTACGTGCTGTTGGAGCTGCTATTGGAGCTAATCCTCTTCTAATTACAATTCCTTGTCACCGTGTTATAGGAAAAGATGGAAAGCTAACTGGTTTTAGAGGGGGATTAGAAATGAAGAATGAATTGCTCAAATTAGAAGCGCTTCGGGAGGAATAA
- a CDS encoding exodeoxyribonuclease III codes for MKLISWNVNGLRAVIAKGGFLEYLEESNTDIFCLQEIKLQSGQIDLNPEGYYTYWNYAVKKGYSGTAIFTRKEPIAVTYGLGIEEHDQEGRVITLEFEDFYIITLYTPNSKRGLERLDYRMEWEDDFRAYIKRLDEKKPVIFCGDLNVAHKEIDLKNPKSNRKNPGFSDEEREKFTNILEEGFVDTYRFLYPDQEGAYSWWSYRMGARAKNIGWRLDYFVTSERLKHKITDAKINSEVMGSDHCPVELHIDF; via the coding sequence GTGAAGTTAATTTCATGGAATGTAAATGGTTTGCGGGCAGTTATTGCAAAAGGTGGATTTCTAGAATATCTAGAAGAATCCAATACAGATATATTTTGTCTACAAGAAATTAAATTACAAAGTGGACAAATTGATTTAAATCCCGAGGGATATTATACGTATTGGAATTATGCTGTGAAAAAGGGGTATTCAGGAACTGCTATTTTTACGAGAAAAGAACCGATTGCTGTTACATATGGTTTAGGTATTGAAGAGCATGATCAAGAAGGAAGAGTTATTACTTTAGAATTCGAAGATTTTTACATAATAACGTTATATACGCCAAACTCAAAACGAGGATTAGAGCGTTTAGATTACAGAATGGAATGGGAAGATGATTTCAGGGCCTATATTAAGCGATTAGATGAAAAGAAACCAGTTATTTTTTGTGGAGATTTAAATGTTGCTCATAAAGAAATAGATTTAAAAAATCCGAAAAGTAATCGAAAAAATCCTGGTTTTTCGGATGAAGAAAGAGAGAAATTTACAAATATTTTAGAAGAAGGCTTTGTTGATACATATCGCTTTTTATATCCTGATCAAGAAGGAGCATATTCATGGTGGTCATACCGTATGGGAGCAAGAGCGAAAAATATCGGATGGCGCTTAGATTATTTTGTAACTTCTGAAAGGCTAAAACATAAAATTACCGATGCGAAAATTAATAGTGAAGTGATGGGATCAGACCATTGTCCAGTTGAATTACATATAGATTTCTAA
- the pepT gene encoding peptidase T — MKQELIERFTRYVKIDTQSNEESHTVPTTPGQIEFGKLLVEELKEIGLSEVTMDDNGYVMATLPANTDKDVPVIGFLAHLDTATDFTGKNVKPQIHEDFDGNAITLNKELNVVLTPEQFPELPSYKGHTIITTDGTTLLGADDKAGLTEIMVAMNYLIHNPQIKHGKIRVAFTPDEEIGRGPSHFDVEAFGASFAYTMDGGPLGGLEYESFNAASAKLTFKGTNTHPGTAKNKMRNASKLAMEFDRYLPVEEAPEYTEGYEGFYHLLSLNGDVEQSKAYYIIRDFDRNHFEARKNNIQDIVKNMQEKYGEDAIVLEMNDQYYNMLEKIEPVREIVDIAYEAMKSLNIEPNIHPIRGGTDGSQLSYMGLPTPNIFTGGENYHGKFEYVSVDTMEKAVQVIVEIARRFEEQA; from the coding sequence TTGAAACAAGAACTTATTGAAAGATTTACGAGATATGTGAAGATTGATACACAATCAAATGAAGAAAGTCATACAGTGCCAACAACACCAGGACAGATTGAATTTGGTAAGTTATTAGTAGAAGAGTTAAAAGAGATTGGATTATCGGAAGTGACGATGGATGATAATGGTTATGTAATGGCAACACTTCCTGCAAATACAGATAAAGATGTTCCTGTAATCGGTTTTTTAGCACATTTAGATACAGCAACAGACTTTACGGGGAAAAACGTAAAACCACAAATTCATGAAGATTTTGATGGTAATGCGATTACGTTAAATAAGGAGTTAAATGTTGTATTAACACCTGAACAGTTCCCAGAATTACCATCATATAAAGGACATACAATTATTACAACTGATGGTACAACACTTCTTGGAGCAGATGATAAAGCTGGTCTTACAGAAATCATGGTGGCAATGAATTATTTAATACATAATCCGCAAATTAAGCATGGGAAAATAAGAGTAGCATTCACACCAGATGAAGAGATTGGCCGTGGACCATCTCATTTTGATGTAGAAGCATTTGGTGCATCATTTGCTTATACGATGGACGGAGGGCCATTAGGTGGTTTAGAATATGAAAGTTTTAATGCTGCAAGCGCTAAGTTAACTTTTAAAGGGACAAATACACATCCTGGAACAGCGAAAAATAAAATGCGTAATGCAAGTAAACTCGCTATGGAATTTGATAGATACTTGCCAGTAGAAGAAGCGCCAGAATATACTGAAGGGTATGAAGGGTTTTATCATTTACTTTCTTTAAATGGTGATGTTGAGCAGAGTAAAGCTTACTATATTATTCGAGATTTTGATCGTAATCATTTTGAAGCGCGTAAAAATAACATCCAAGATATTGTGAAAAACATGCAAGAGAAGTACGGCGAAGATGCAATCGTTTTAGAGATGAATGATCAGTATTATAATATGCTTGAAAAAATTGAGCCGGTGAGAGAAATTGTTGATATTGCGTATGAGGCAATGAAAAGTTTAAATATTGAACCGAATATTCATCCGATTCGCGGCGGGACAGATGGATCTCAATTATCATATATGGGATTACCAACACCAAACATTTTTACTGGCGGTGAAAACTACCATGGTAAATTTGAATATGTTTCGGTAGATACTATGGAAAAAGCTGTTCAAGTTATTGTAGAAATCGCAAGACGATTTGAAGAGCAAGCTTAA